The following coding sequences lie in one Arachis ipaensis cultivar K30076 chromosome B05, Araip1.1, whole genome shotgun sequence genomic window:
- the LOC107642070 gene encoding zinc-finger homeodomain protein 2-like, which produces MEGGVVPSSSSSSAYRECLRNHAASLGSYATDGCGEFTLDDINGGSNSLQCAACGCHRNFHRKVNNYPQNGTSPSEGTANTAHELMNYSEERAIAEEGIERGIIMGTNNNNININSSSNNKKRFRTKFSEEQKEKMLGFAEKIGWKLQRISKETEDEVERFCRSVGVSRQVFKVWMHNHKNNSSFNSSNSASNGNASSLTQ; this is translated from the coding sequence ATGGAAGGAGGAGTAGTACCATCgtcttcttcttcctcagcatATAGAGAGTGCTTGAGGAACCATGCAGCCAGCCTCGGCAGCTATGCCACCGACGGCTGCGGAGAGTTCACCTTGGATGACATCAACGGTGGCAGCAACAGTCTGCAGTGTGCAGCATGTGGCTGCCACCGCAATTTTCATCGCAAGGTGAACAATTACCCTCAGAACGGAACGTCTCCTTCTGAGGGTACTGCAAACACGGCTCACGAGCTCATGAACTACTCAGAAGAGCGCGCCATAGCCGAAGAAGGCATAGAAAGAGGAATAATAATGggaactaataataataatattaatattaatagcagcagcaacaacaaaaaGAGGTTCAGGACGAAATTCAGCGAGGAGCAGAAGGAGAAGATGTTAGGGTTTGCGGAGAAGATTGGTTGGAAGCTTCAAAGAATTAGCAAAGAGACTGAAGATGAAGTTGAGAGGTTCTGTAGAAGTGTTGGTGTGAGTAGACAAGTTTTCAAGGTTTGGATGCATAACCACAAGAACAATTCTTCCTTTAATTCTTCTAATTCTGCTTCCAATGGCAATGCTTCATCTCTCACTCAGtag